The Dyadobacter sp. 676 DNA window CAACCAGCAACACCCAGCCTGCGATCAGTGCCAGTCCGCCGATCGGTGCTGTGGCCCCAAATTTGGTAATGCCTGTGAAGCATATCGCGTAGAGCGAGCCTGAAAAGATGATCACGCCGATGGCGAATGCATTGCCTGCCCAGCCGAGGAGTTTCACGGCGTCCTCGCCCGCACGTTGCATAAGTATGCCCACGAGTACCAGCGCGAGGGCATGATAAAACTGGTATTTTACAGCCGTTTCGAATGTTTCGGTGCGGCCGGACGCTTCCAGCATTCCTTTCAATGCATGTGCGCCGAATGCGCCGAGTGAGACGGCCAGTGCTCCGAGTATGCCGCCTGCCTGTATCATGAATTTCATAGTATAAACCGGTATTAAGTATGGTTTAAATGGGATAGAATGCCGTTTGCCGTTCAATAGGAACCCGGCAAATCGGCTTGGTAAAGTTAGGCCCGGGGGCAGGCGCGACCAACTGTTTATCGCAATTTTATTAACTTGCGCGCTTCGAAAAGGCATTTCGGGATGCCGATCACGGAGGAAACGATCAGACCAATGACCATAGAACGCTTCATTCAGCTGTGGACGCACCGCTATCATAAATATACACACATTGCAAAGGCCCATTGGAAAGGCCGCCGCGCCAGGGCGCATTTCCGGAGCGTGAAACGAGGGTTGAAAAGCGGGCAGGAGCTTGATCGCGGTCATTCGTACGGAGCATTTCGGGGACATCGTGGCCGCCGAGCCGATTTCGCGCTATGTACGCGGGCAACACCCGAATGCATACATTGTTTGGTTTGCGAAACCCGCTTTCGCGGAGCTTGTGCGTTATAATCCTAATGTGAACGAGGTATTTAAAGAATTTTGCGTGACAGAGCGGCGCGTGCTGTTGGAAAGCAATGTATTCGATAAAGTTTTTGAACTGCAATTCAGGAATAACAACCATTGCCCGAAATGCCAGGTGTTTACGGAAAACCCTGTGGCGTTGAAGCGGGATATCAATGTATTCAACTACTTCGATTATGGCAATCTGCTGGAAGTTTTCGCGCAGACGGGCGGCCTGATCCCTCCGAAAGCAGCTTTTCCGACCGACGACCAGCCACGTTTGTACCCGCAATCATCGCACGAAGCAAAAGTCGATAGCCTTGGCCTGCCCGAAAAATACATCGTCATGCATTGCCGCTCGAACTACGAGCCCAAAGACTGGCCGGCCGATCGATGGAACCAGCTCGTGCATTGGCTGGCAAAAGAGTATGATTATCACCTGATTGAAATAGGTCTGGAAAGCAATTTAAATATACAAACAACCGCATACCGCAACCTGTGCGGCCAGCTAAGCATTCTGGAAACCGCCGAAGTGATCCGCCGCGCCTCGTTCTTCATCGGGCTCGACAGCGGGCCGTCGCATCTGGGTAATGCAACCGGCACCTTCGGTATTATCCTGATGGGGGCGCTGAACAACTTTCTGAATTACAACCCGTATTCGGGCAGATACGGCCGGCAGGAGAATGCATTGCTTGTAAGACAGGCAGGGCTGCCGTGTGCGCAGCTTCCGTTCGAATTTGTGCGGGAACAGGTGAGGTCGGTTCTCGAAAAAAGTGCGGATAGCGCAACAAAAGTGCTATCGTGACCCGAAAATAGCGCTTCCTACGCGTACGAGCGTGCTGCCTTCTTCCTGGGCGATGAGGTAGTCGCCGCTCATGCCCATGGATAGCTCGCGCATCATAACCTGTTGGCTTTCATACGATTTAAAGGATTCGAAAGTGTTTTTCAAACCGCGGAATTCGGCTCTTACCACTTCCGGATCATCCGTGTTGGACGCCATACCCATTAACCCGACAATGCGGACATTCGTTAAAGCGGCAAGTTCGGGGGATGTGATGATTGCAAGCGCTTCTTCTTCCGAAAGGCCGAATTTGGTTTCCTCCCGGGCAATATGGATTTGCAAAAGGCAGTCGATAATGCGGCTGTTCTTTTTAGCTTCCTTATCGATTTCTTTCAGCAATCTGAAACTGTCGACCGAATGCACCAGGCTCACAAAAGGCGCCATGTATTTCACTTTATTAGTCTGCAAATGCCCGATCATATGCCATTGGATGTCCTTCGGCAGCTCCTCATATTTGCCTACCATCTCCTGGACCTTGTTTTCCCCGAAAAGCCGTGCCCCGGCCTCGTAGGCCTCCATCAGCAGGGAAGCCGGCTTGGTTTTTGTAACTGCGACCAGACGTGTTTCTTTGCGTAGTCCTTGTTCGATCCGGGCCAGGTTGGAGGCAATGGAAGGCATGAGAGAGATACTAAAAAATTGAGAACTAGGTAGTTAATGCCGGAAATTATTTACCGGAGGCTATAAATCGCGGTTTGTGTATTTCAAAATTGAAAAAAACA harbors:
- a CDS encoding DUF423 domain-containing protein, which translates into the protein MKFMIQAGGILGALAVSLGAFGAHALKGMLEASGRTETFETAVKYQFYHALALVLVGILMQRAGEDAVKLLGWAGNAFAIGVIIFSGSLYAICFTGITKFGATAPIGGLALIAGWVLLVVAAGRL
- a CDS encoding glycosyltransferase family 9 protein, which produces MIAVIRTEHFGDIVAAEPISRYVRGQHPNAYIVWFAKPAFAELVRYNPNVNEVFKEFCVTERRVLLESNVFDKVFELQFRNNNHCPKCQVFTENPVALKRDINVFNYFDYGNLLEVFAQTGGLIPPKAAFPTDDQPRLYPQSSHEAKVDSLGLPEKYIVMHCRSNYEPKDWPADRWNQLVHWLAKEYDYHLIEIGLESNLNIQTTAYRNLCGQLSILETAEVIRRASFFIGLDSGPSHLGNATGTFGIILMGALNNFLNYNPYSGRYGRQENALLVRQAGLPCAQLPFEFVREQVRSVLEKSADSATKVLS
- a CDS encoding YggS family pyridoxal phosphate-dependent enzyme is translated as MPSIASNLARIEQGLRKETRLVAVTKTKPASLLMEAYEAGARLFGENKVQEMVGKYEELPKDIQWHMIGHLQTNKVKYMAPFVSLVHSVDSFRLLKEIDKEAKKNSRIIDCLLQIHIAREETKFGLSEEEALAIITSPELAALTNVRIVGLMGMASNTDDPEVVRAEFRGLKNTFESFKSYESQQVMMRELSMGMSGDYLIAQEEGSTLVRVGSAIFGSR